The Saccharomycodes ludwigii strain NBRC 1722 chromosome II, whole genome shotgun sequence genome window below encodes:
- the KAP120 gene encoding karyopherin KAP120 (similar to Saccharomyces cerevisiae YPL125W | KAP120 | KAryoPherin), with protein sequence MSSLDPLPINERNIVNVLEKASGPLSNGSTDQKIAEQHLKNWETVPGYYYNLQSIYLDLSIPLQIRWLAIIQFKNGLEKYWRASRVNSIKKDEKREIRNRLFELLDEKNNQLCIQNAQAIARICRVDFPTEWPDLFENIQSFLDNEQVWKDEIKIYNLLIQLNQVIKILVNVRIGRCRPALQAKLPLIFPLLVRVYLYYFNEWTSSYNSNNNNNNNNNNNNNNNNNNNNNNNNNNNSPNEDILSSLHISYVCCKVLRRIICGGLESPHKYEPCVEYMNISIQHFEILLNNYDQCKLRFDQYEKFVKCFGKLYFNFISGSPTNFVMLPCSKQILISLITLLINKAPQVYNENTEENDFWEQISIRGLLILKKTINFLDKKGAITIKSKNDKNEINFAISVLKSKIFTPQMITEFMDVLINWYLKLRPIELENWKLDPEEWISEQIATSYEYQVRPCAENFFKDFMHVFKATCAPYLLNKIENSSSQVDFLTRDALFASFQLSCNSITDIVDFNKLLVTVFLPQVNPNNYNEDELKIIIRRVCLIINDWCEVQCSQESRVICYDFLAQLLTSSFASNDKVIQLTAISCLRTMIDDWNFEKDKFQPFLEKYVNILLRNILPQVSMTQTRLYVLETICDLIIKTKPLIDKTTLVEILQIIPPLWEATTSVTNTSATTTITNNEFILSNVLLRLLKNLVISLGEHSHLTWEISIPIVEMCCNPSSPNYTLLYEDGFELWHSLINNYPLGDNAANGIPQFTNLLPYLLNGVEDKIEILPTLLEIMKSYILVIPNIEDILKIKEFYAISTILSTNILKLRDDSFELILSIWDIIIVKYYGRGDHDGNTDISNNMLFNWFYNAQILSNLTYSIFLVERLSDYQLSQLFNIIARLSFEDFKLVIQFLSTYQLEILPAMDVQNRLPLSEREVVFKEMAFSKILEKFLIIWLQSFNSMYDPKLKKIGILGISKFLLSPQVLEISNMFNSISSLWVEMMEEINELDSGDCEKYHAYDLEEQQYKDQIQEQLPPEYIRLKNLKLLKDPVFTVNLKNFIRELLTSIRVDVLGNSKYNAFITDYANPSILENIQTFLSIRRN encoded by the coding sequence ATGTCTTCTTTAGATCCATTACCAATAAACGAAAGAAATATTGTTAATGTTCTTGAAAAGGCAAGTGGACCATTATCTAATGGATCAACTGATCAAAAAATAGCGGAACAACACTTGAAAAACTGGGAAACTGTTCCaggttattattataatttgcAATCCATATATCTGGACTTATCAATCCCTTTACAAATTAGATGGTTAGCAATTATTCAATTCAAAAATGGCTTGGAGAAATATTGGAGAGCATCAAGAGTGAActccattaaaaaagatgaaaaacGTGAGATTAGAAACAGATTGtttgaattattagatgaaaaaaataaccaattATGTATTCAAAATGCACAAGCCATAGCAAGAATATGCAGAGTTGATTTCCCAACTGAATGGCCtgatttatttgaaaatattcaaagttttttaGACAACGAACAAGTTTGGAAagatgaaattaaaatttataatttactTATTCAGTTAAACCAAGTGATTAAGATTTTAGTTAATGTCAGGATTGGAAGATGTAGGCCAGCTTTGCAAGCCAAATTACCACTAATTTTTCCGCTTTTAGTTCGTGTTTATTTATACTATTTTAACGAGTGGACATCATCatataatagtaataataataataataataataataataataataataataataataataataataataataataataataataataataatagtccAAATGAAGATATTCTGAGTAGTTTGCACATCTCATATGTCTGTTGTAAAGTTTTAAGAAGGATTATTTGCGGTGGTTTAGAATCACCACACAAATATGAGCCTTGTGTTGAATATATGAATATTAGCATACAACACTTTGAAATTCTGTTGAATAATTACGACCAATGTAAACTCAGATTTGATCAATATGAAAAGTTTGTTAAATGTTTTggtaaattatattttaattttatatctGGCTCGCCAACTAACTTTGTCATGTTACCATGTTCcaaacaaattttaatatctttaataaccttattaattaataaagctCCACAAGTATATAATGAAAACACAGAAGAAAATGACTTTTGGGAACAAATTAGTATACGAGggttattaattttaaaaaaaactataaatTTCCTTGACAAAAAGGGTGCGATCACTATTAAGtccaaaaatgataaaaatgaaattaattttgcCATTTCcgttttaaaatcaaaaattttcacTCCACAAATGATCACTGAATTTATGgatgttttaattaattggtatttaaaattaagaCCTATTGAGTTAGAAAACTGGAAATTAGACCCTGAAGAGTGGATTAGTGAGCAAATAGCCACTTCTTATGAATATCAAGTTAGACCATGTGccgaaaattttttcaaagatttTATGCATGTGTTTAAAGCCACTTGTGCACCatatcttttaaataaaattgaaaatagcAGTTCCCAAGTAGACTTTTTAACAAGAGATGCACTGTTTGCCTCTTTCCAATTAAGTTGCAATTCTATTACCGATATTGTGgattttaacaaattattaGTTACAGTATTCTTGCCTCAAGTTAATccaaataattataatgaggatgaattgaaaattattattagaagagTTTGCTTAATTATCAACGATTGGTGTGAGGTTCAATGTTCACAGGAGAGTAGGGTTATTTGTTATGATTTTTTAGCACAGTTGCTAACCTCTTCTTTTGCATCTAATGATAAAGTGATCCAATTAACTGCAATCAGTTGTCTAAGAACTATGATAGATGATTGGAATTTCGAAAAGGATAAATTCCAGCcctttttggaaaaatatgtaaatattttactGAGAAATATTTTGCCTCAAGTTTCAATGACTCAAACAAGATTATATGTTTTAGAAACTATTTGTGATTTGATTATAAAGACAAAACCCTTAATTGATAAAACCACTTTGGTGGAAATTTTACAAATCATTCCACCTTTATGGGAGGCAACCACTTCAGTTACTAATACATCAgccacaacaacaattacTAATAATGAATTCATTCTATCAAATGTCTTATtaagattattaaaaaatttagttATATCTTTAGGTGAGCATTCTCATTTAACTTGGGAAATTTCTATCCCTATTGTGGAAATGTGTTGTAACCCATCCTCTCCGAATTATACTTTGTTATATGAAGATGGGTTTGAATTGTGGCACAGTttgattaataattatccaCTTGGCGATAATGCAGCTAATGGAATACCTCAATTTACAAACCTATTACCATATTTATTGAATGGAGTTGAGGATAAAATAGAGATTTTGCCAACATTGTTGGAAATCATGAAAAGTTACATATTGGTTATCCCAAATATAGaagatattttgaaaattaagGAATTCTATGCAATTTCTACTATTTTAAGtacaaatatattgaaattGAGAGATGATTCTTTTGAATTGATTTTGAGTATTTGGGATATTATAATTGTCAAATATTATGGACGTGGTGATCATGATGGCAATACTGATATTTCGAATAACATGTTATTTAATTGGTTTTACAATGCGCAAATATTGTCTAATTTAACctattctatttttttagtggAAAGGTTAAGTGATTATCAATTAAgtcaattatttaatataattgCGCGTTTATCATTCGAAGATTTCAAGTTagttattcaatttttatctACATATCAACTTGAAATATTGCCGGCAATGGACGTACAAAATAGGTTGCCATTGAGTGAGCGCGAAGTTGTTTTCAAAGAGATGGCATTTAGCAagattttagaaaaatttttaattatatggTTACAAAGTTTTAATTCCATGTACGATCCTAAATTAAAGAAGATTGGTATATTGGGGATTAGTAAATTTCTTTTGAGTCCACAGGTTCTGGAAATCTCAAATATGTTTAATAGTATTAGCTCATTATGGGTTGAAATGATGgaagaaataaatgaattgGATAGTGGTGATTGCGAAAAATATCATGCCTATGATTTAGAAGAGCAGCAATATAAAGATCAAATACAAGAGCAATTGCCACCTGAATACATCagattgaaaaatttaaaattattaaaagatcCTGTTTTCACAGTTAATctaaaaaactttatcaGAGAATTACTTACCTCCATCAGGGTTGATGTTTTGggaaattcaaaatataatgCGTTCATTACAGATTATGCTAATCCTTccattttggaaaatatacaaacttttttaagcattagaagaaattga
- the PTP2 gene encoding tyrosine protein phosphatase PTP2 (similar to Saccharomyces cerevisiae YOR208W | PTP2 | Protein Tyrosine Phosphatase), whose product MSSKEQLVGNLNTLTNQNPNLHITQGSIVNNNPNTDIVDTSSVSTSSTNSTSVSIRNKNTNNNDNSNSSSPFSNASVSQSPVDPFFKIYSQKYTRINNNDFSPNSVSFSPVLVPGDTKTCTSNRNDSDNTATIFTDITTVSQPNSTKFGIPKNTMFGVPNSKKIIDLTSTDIYEKYDLEIIDSLANLHNAIAEYTPGKQLFLNLVHQGMICNKITTNKLSLPTTTTMIDLSFPSTLLKRPNCSLEKLISTLNSEQQAVFQKQINQCNIFIFTEDYQTGCKENTKSTFCAINTFQLINKFIRYLSQEKYNNSVSSYKIIYYQNNQPDIAANITNALQSDKNTNVTTLLHKNNGNDNNKINLKLQIPWDNRNTNNKNKNYTFHTQVNNNNNNNNNNNNNNNNNSLTTTLINTNVSNNFSKFFKKDTLHYSPQSLQKYFEFHIPQLFQKIRTEKKLRRSFESNREDSNESIDTIIKTTKLPRWLLPFLYKTETEILLYLLDKYEILEKLEDERLEKCLNPMGSGKKSDNENNYNENINNRVNLKRLYSLRSLQKEKRLKKVQINNSNDTGSDQSTATTPRTSKISPFSDEEDSNPAELMLISKVSSNLSGKKEDIVDVLNNQTKIDNNSVEDDCSSSSLETPLDSYLLTEGIIFFNKNRYSNILPYEHSRVKLRRSPNMTTSSSPSCSTQSNNNNIISSTGINGGSSSSSSSDNSGSKNSDISNSGNNNAYFKARHNANSAGFNDYFNANYLQIPLINPYYNYIATQAPLPSTFDDFWNVVLSNNAKIIISLNSNDELDLRKWDMYWNTVSLTKYDVEVTECWENVANIEGCILRVFKVTRKTKHYNDELEDKDHIVYQLQYTKWLDSCSIVSKEILKLYNVKKLLQKDELKFMENIRRYKNNHEFSDLIFKKKTFDRNSSSTSIYLNNFDHAGNGAITDDNNNTNTVTVSAPHTKNSPLLVHCSAGCGRTGVFVTIDYILNLFSNSQEETLIDIWNLQVDLIFIIVNELRRQRISMVQNLTQYITCYETVLEYFAQESAS is encoded by the coding sequence ATGTCATCCAAGGAACAGCTTGTAGGCAACTTGAATACCCTTACCAATCAAAATCCTAATTTACATATAACACAAGGAAGTATTGTCAACAATAATCCGAATACTGATATTGTAGACACTTCAAGTGTTTCCACTTCCAGCACTAATTCCACATCCGTATCCATACGAAAcaaaaataccaataataatgataatagtaatagtagttCTCCTTTTAGTAATGCTTCCGTCTCTCAATCACCAGTGGACcccttttttaaaatatattcccaaaaatatacaagaatcaacaataatgatttttCTCCAAATAGTGTTAGTTTTTCACCTGTTTTGGTACCTGGAGATACCAAAACCTGTACCAGCAATAGAAACGACAGTGACAATACTGCCACTATTTTTACTGATATTACTACTGTTTCCCAACCAAATAGTACAAAGTTTGGCATACCAAAGAATACAATGTTTGGCGTACcaaatagtaaaaaaattatagattTAACTAGCACAGAtatttatgaaaaatatgatttGGAAATCATAGATTCATTAGCAAATTTGCATAATGCGATAGCAGAGTATACTCCCGGAAAACAATTATTTCTTAATTTGGTTCACCAAGGAATGatttgtaataaaattacaaCTAATAAATTATCTTTACCTACTACCACAACAATGATCGATTTATCTTTTCCCAGCACATTATTAAAGAGACCAAATTGTTCACTTGAGAAATTGATTTCTACTTTAAATTCCGAACAGCAAGCCGTATTTcagaaacaaataaatcaatgtaacattttcatttttacaGAGGATTACCAAACCGGGTGTAAAGAAAACACTAAGTCCACTTTTTGTGCAATAAACACCTTTCAACTCATCAATAAATTCATACGTTATTTATcacaagaaaaatataacaatagTGTGTCATCATACAAAATcatatattatcaaaacAATCAACCAGACATAGCTGCTAACATTACAAATGCTTTACAATCagataaaaataccaaTGTTACTACGTTATtgcataaaaataatggtaatgataataataaaattaatttaaagtTACAAATACCATGGGATAACAGGAAcactaacaataaaaataaaaactataCATTTCATACAcaagttaataataacaataacaacaacaacaacaacaacaacaacaataataataattctttaaCAACGACATTAATTAATACGAATGTTTCTAACAATTTTagcaaatttttcaaaaaagatACCCTGCATTATTCACCACAAAGTttgcaaaaatattttgaattcCACATTCCAcaactttttcaaaaaattcgaactgaaaagaaattgaGAAGATCATTTGAATCCAATAGGGAGGATTCTAATGAATCTATAGACACAATTATTAAGACTACTAAATTACCTCGTTGGTTGttaccatttttatataaaaccGAAACTgaaattttgttatatttgctagataaatatgaaattttggaaaaattggaagatgaaagattggaaaaatgtttaaatCCTATGGGTTCAGGTAAAAAGTCtgataatgaaaacaattacaacgaaaatatcaacaatagagttaatttgaaaagattATATTCTTTGAGAAGTTtacaaaaggaaaaaagattaaaaaaagttcaaataaataacagcAATGACACTGGCAGTGACCAATCTACAGCAACTACACCGAGAACATCAAAAATTTCACCCTTTTCTGATGAGGAAGACTCTAACCCAGCAGAATTAATGTTAATAAGTAAGGTCTCTTCTAATTTATCAGgcaaaaaagaagatattGTTGACGTATTAAATAaccaaacaaaaatagataATAATTCAGTAGAGGATGATTGctcatcatcttctttgGAGACCCCGCTAGATTCATACTTGTTAACAGAAGgcataatattttttaataaaaataggtATAGCAATATTTTACCATATGAACATTCAAGAGTTAAGCTAAGGAGATCCCCAAACATGACAACAAGCTCATCTCCATCATGCAGTACCCAATcgaacaacaataatatcatcAGTAGTACCGGCATCAATGGTGGCAGTAGCAGTAGCAGTAGCAGTGATAATTCTGGCAGCAAAAATAGTGATATTAGTAACAGTGGCAATAATAACGCATATTTTAAAGCCAGGCATAATGCTAATAGTGCTGGATTCAACGATTATTTTAATGCCAATTATTTGCAGATACCATTGATAAATccatattataattatatagcAACTCAAGCACCATTGCCGTCCACTTTTGATGATTTTTGGAACGTAGTTCTTTCAAATAACgccaaaattattatctcGTTAAACTCTAATGATGAATTGGATTTGAGAAAATGGGACATGTATTGGAATACAGTATCATTAACCAAGTATGATGTTGAGGTAACTGAATGTTGGGAAAACGTTGCGAATATCGAAGGATGTATTTTAAGAGTTTTTAAAGTTACCAGAAAGACCAAGCATTACAACGATGAGCTGGAGGATAAAGACCACATTGTTTATCAATTACAGTATACAAAATGGCTAGATTCATGTTCCATTGTGAgtaaagaaatattaaaattgtacaatgttaaaaaattgttacaAAAGGACGAATTGAAATTTATGGAAAACATTAGgagatataaaaataaccatGAATTCAGCgatttaattttcaaaaaaaaaacatttgaccgtaatagtagtagtacttcaatttatttaaacaattttGATCATGCTGGTAATGGTGCCATCactgatgataataataacacaaaTACTGTTACCGTAAGTGCACCTCATACAAAAAATTCACCTCTGTTGGTTCATTGTTCTGCTGGATGCGGAAGGACTGGTGTTTTTGTCACTATTGATTACATCTTGAACTTGTTTTCCAATTCTCAAGAAGAAACATTGATAGACATTTGGAATTTGCAGGTGGACttaattttcattattgttaatgaATTGAGAAGACAGAGAATATCAATGGTTCAAAATTTAACTCAGTATATAACTTGTTATGAAACTGTGTTAGAATATTTCGCCCAAGAAAGCGcatcataa
- the RNY1 gene encoding ribonuclease T2 (similar to Saccharomyces cerevisiae YPL123C | RNY1 | RiboNuclease from Yeast) codes for MGDSKVRTNTNANGNIIFIKVTFLFLVLSTFFKVSNGNLECPIDTPLSCSNKTVISDSCCFEYPGGIFLQTQFWDYQLEGDKAGPSNKFTLHGLWPDNCDGSYEQFCDSSLNINYKLDEMLGNNSNFHVPDVLPDLTITGPELLEKMSVYWKSNTGDDSSLWKHEYNKHGTCIKTMNPKCYGRWWEDSQSLSNSIKNTANDKGGLLKNRAVYDYFRISVELFEKLDTYKFLMEGGITPSIDKTYTRDEISSALKKHFQGHNVFFKCDSYGALNEIWYYHLINRGSVLSQDFTPIDSFRTYSNCPISKIYYYPKGYKRHNPTPPGKGRSSVGVIRIGGPNGDGSNGFVIRNGHWMTKGTPANFEVFKSTYGNYYIKSRSGYCKIVKNKDQEHLLCGGGNNVGSATQFELEEKHGYIGYGGKFDWYSNDYPRNSKQSVIYPGSGGKYTFKLKFTKTH; via the coding sequence ATGGGAGATAGTAAAGTAAGAACCAACACTAACGCTAATGGTAAtatcatatttattaaagttacgtttttatttttggtcctatctactttttttaaagtaaGTAATGGAAATTTGGAATGTCCCATAGACACACCCTTAAGTTGTAGCAATAAGACAGTCATTTCAGACTCTTGCTGTTTTGAATATCCtggtggtatttttttgcaaaCTCAATTTTGGGATTATCAATTGGAAGGAGATAAGGCTGGTCCTTCAAATAAATTCACGTTACATGGGTTGTGGCCTGATAATTGTGATGGTTCATATGAACAATTCTGTGATTCCagtttaaatataaattataagcTTGATGAGATGTTGGGGAATAATTCTAATTTTCATGTACCAGATGTGTTACCTGATTTAACGATTACTGGACCTgaattattggaaaaaatgaGCGTTTATTGGAAAAGCAATACAGGGGATGATAGCAGTTTATGGAAACATGAGTACAACAAGCATGGCACATGTATTAAAACAATGAATCCTAAGTGTTATGGGCGATGGTGGGAAGATTCCCAGAGTTTGAGCAACAGTATCAAGAATACGGCCAATGACAAGGGTggacttttaaaaaatcgGGCTGTTTATGACTATTTTCGTATTTCTGTGGaactttttgaaaaactGGACACTTACAAATTTTTGATGGAGGGGGGCATAACTCCAAGTATAGATAAGACATATACTAGAGACGAAATTTCAAGTGCTttgaaaaaacattttcaaGGTCATAACgtgttttttaaatgtgACAGCTATGGTGCTTTAAATGAAATTTGGTACTATCATTTAATTAATAGAGGTAGTGTGTTATCTCAAGATTTTACGCCCATTGATTCTTTTAGAACTTATTCTAATTGTCCaatttccaaaatataCTACTATCCAAAGGGCTATAAGCGCCATAATCCTACTCCGCCAGGAAAGGGTAGATCTTCAGTAGGCGTAATTAGAATTGGTGGACCTAACGGTGATGGCAGCAATGGGTTTGTCATCCGTAATGGACATTGGATGACCAAAGGAACTCCGGCCAATTTTGAAGTATTTAAATCTACTTATGGAAATTACTATATAAAATCCAGAAGCGGGTATTgtaaaattgttaaaaataaggatCAAGAACATTTACTCTgtggtggtggtaacaATGTTGGTAGTGCCACTCAATTTGAACTTGAAGAGAAACACGGTTACATTGGATATGGTGGCAAGTTTGATTGGTATAGTAATGATTATCCAAGAAATTCCAAGCAAAGTGTTATATACCCTGGCAGTGGGGGGAAATATACGttcaaattaaaatttaccAAGACGcattga